In Manis pentadactyla isolate mManPen7 chromosome 3, mManPen7.hap1, whole genome shotgun sequence, a single window of DNA contains:
- the LOC118926709 gene encoding LOW QUALITY PROTEIN: olfactory receptor 1K1 (The sequence of the model RefSeq protein was modified relative to this genomic sequence to represent the inferred CDS: inserted 5 bases in 4 codons; substituted 1 base at 1 genomic stop codon), with product MDAANESSEGAPFTLLGLTSPGQQRPLFVLFLVLYVAGVLGNGLFVAAIRASPALHAPMYFLLAHLSFADLCFTSVTVPKLLANLVAHDRSISLTGCLTQMYFFFALGVTDSCLLAAMAYDRYMAIRLPLHYATRMSRALCTVLVGTAWLVSHVHSLLHILLMACLSFCASHFFCDHQPLLRLSCSDTHHIQLLIFTEGATVLVTPFLLILTSYGAIAAAVLWLPSASGSLWAVSXCGSHLAVVXLFYRTVIAVYLQPTSWYEAEQGXTVMYTVVTPMLNPVIYSLWNCNVXGALXALLTGQRISADNC from the exons ATGGATGCTGCCAATGAGTCATCGGAGGGAGCCCCATTCACCCTACTGGGACTGACAAGTCCTGGACAGCAGCGGCCACTCTTTGTGCTATTCCTGGTTCTGTATGTGGCAGGCGTCCTGGGTAATGGGCTCTTCGTGGCTGCCATTCGAGCCAGTCCAGCCCTCCATGCACCCATGTACTTCCTGCTGGCCCATCTCTCCTTTGCTGACCTCTGCTTTACCTCTGTCACTGTACCAAAGCTGTTGGCCAACTTGGTGGCCCATGACCGCTCCATCTCGCTGACTGGCTGCCTGACCCAGATGTACTTCTTCTTTGCCCTGGGTGTAACTGACAGCTGTCTCCTGGCcgccatggcctatgaccgctacatGGCCATCCGGCTCCCCCTCCACTATGCCACAAGGATGTCCCGGGCCTTGTGCACAGTCCTGGTAGGGACAGCATGGCTAGTGTCCCACGTCCACTCCCTTCTGCATATCCTGCTCATGGCCTGCCTGTCCTTCTGTGCCTCCCACTTCTTCTGTGACCACCAGCCTCTCTTGAGACTGTCATGCTCTGACACCCACCACATCCAGCTGCTCATCTTCACGGAGGGGGCCACAGTGCTGgtcactcccttcctgctcattCTCACCTCCTATGGGGCCATTGCGGCCGCGGTGCTCTGGCTGCCCTCAGCCTCCGGGAGTCTGTGGGCTGTGT ACTGTGGCTCCCACCTGGCCGTGG GCCTCTTCTACAGGACAGTCATCGCAGTCTACTTGCAGCCCACATCCTGGTATGAGGCAGAGCAGGG CACTGTCATGTACACCGTAGTCACTCCCATGCTAAACCCTGTCATCTACAGCCTCTGGAACTGCAACG TGGGGGCGCTCTGAGCCCTTCTCACTGGACAGAGGATCTCGGCTGATAACTGCTGA